A window of Microcystis aeruginosa FD4 contains these coding sequences:
- a CDS encoding metal-binding protein — protein MPSGRTHDRITLILLPPIAGASFLVSGSGKLTLLLLASYLFSGFLFGPDLDIHSVQYKRWGYLRWLWLPYRSMIRHRGWLSHGFLIGTIFRLFYFGSFLLLAAIVIIPILQSFWGVNWDWRLWPQQAIALWQQYPRVAIAIFLGLELGAMSHSCSDWIGSAYKSSRKVAQKPVKKKKR, from the coding sequence ATGCCCTCTGGCCGAACTCACGATCGCATTACCCTAATTCTGTTGCCACCGATTGCGGGGGCGAGTTTTTTGGTCAGTGGCAGTGGTAAATTAACCCTGTTACTCTTGGCCAGTTATTTGTTTAGCGGATTCCTGTTTGGACCGGATCTTGACATCCACTCGGTACAATACAAACGTTGGGGTTATCTGCGCTGGTTGTGGCTACCCTATCGTTCCATGATCCGTCATCGCGGTTGGTTATCCCACGGTTTCTTGATCGGCACAATTTTTCGGTTATTTTACTTCGGTAGTTTTCTTTTACTAGCGGCGATCGTCATCATTCCGATCCTGCAAAGTTTCTGGGGTGTAAACTGGGATTGGCGACTGTGGCCGCAGCAAGCGATCGCATTATGGCAACAGTATCCCCGGGTAGCGATCGCTATTTTCCTGGGTTTAGAATTAGGAGCGATGAGTCATAGTTGTAGTGATTGGATCGGATCGGCCTATAAAAGTTCTCGAAAAGTGGCTCAAAAACCGGTAAAAAAGAAAAAACGTTAA
- the pipX gene encoding transcriptional coactivator PipX, whose product MSNETYLNHPTFGLLYRVCLLEEHQELFTTLYAQRLFFLVTVGPKKVSFDPISRSDARLLLENRLRNLRRRGNVQEFNSLNQTYQQTFSV is encoded by the coding sequence ATGAGTAACGAAACCTATCTCAATCATCCCACTTTCGGTCTATTGTACAGAGTGTGTCTATTAGAAGAACATCAGGAATTATTTACCACTCTTTATGCCCAACGTCTTTTTTTTCTGGTGACGGTGGGGCCGAAAAAAGTCTCGTTCGATCCGATTAGTCGTTCCGATGCTCGTCTTTTACTGGAAAACCGGCTGCGGAATTTGCGACGGCGCGGTAATGTGCAAGAATTTAACAGTCTCAACCAAACTTATCAACAAACCTTTTCAGTCTAG
- a CDS encoding cell division protein SepF: MNNIFTKLKDFVGISEQPEDEDETDYEEMNWEQFSPQEKDQNEEEEPLNRRQREPLNLNTATSMGLNRSNVIGMPGINNNNAEVVVIEPHSFEEMPQVIQTLRERKSVVLNLNVMDPEEAQRAVDFVAGGTYAIDGHQERIGESIFLFTPSCVKVSTLSGTIHDIADNPKMARPVSPAAAWGAESSRLAQ, encoded by the coding sequence GTGAACAACATTTTTACCAAGCTCAAAGATTTTGTCGGTATCTCCGAACAACCAGAAGACGAAGACGAAACCGACTACGAAGAAATGAACTGGGAACAGTTTTCCCCCCAAGAGAAGGATCAAAACGAAGAAGAAGAACCCCTTAATCGTCGTCAACGCGAACCTTTAAATCTCAATACAGCCACATCTATGGGACTCAACAGAAGCAACGTGATCGGTATGCCAGGTATTAACAACAATAATGCAGAAGTAGTCGTGATCGAGCCCCATTCCTTCGAGGAAATGCCCCAAGTTATTCAAACCCTGAGAGAACGCAAATCGGTGGTTTTAAACCTCAACGTCATGGATCCCGAAGAAGCACAAAGAGCCGTGGATTTTGTCGCCGGTGGCACTTACGCGATTGATGGTCATCAAGAACGCATCGGAGAGAGTATTTTCCTATTTACCCCCAGCTGCGTTAAAGTTAGCACCCTTTCCGGAACTATTCACGATATCGCTGACAACCCGAAAATGGCTCGTCCCGTTTCCCCCGCAGCTGCTTGGGGCGCCGAAAGCAGTCGATTAGCTCAATGA
- a CDS encoding type II toxin-antitoxin system RelE family toxin, whose translation MKIKFVAKFSKDLRKIKDQKLLSEIKTVVNECKLAQTLDDIKNLKKLKGYQGFYRIKIGDYRIGVAIINDELIFSRFLHRREVYRFFP comes from the coding sequence ATGAAAATTAAATTTGTAGCTAAATTCTCCAAAGACTTAAGAAAAATTAAAGATCAAAAACTATTATCTGAGATCAAAACTGTTGTCAATGAATGCAAATTAGCTCAAACACTGGATGATATAAAAAACCTCAAAAAGCTTAAAGGTTATCAGGGTTTTTATCGTATCAAAATAGGAGATTATCGCATTGGTGTTGCAATTATTAACGATGAACTGATCTTTAGTCGATTCTTACACAGAAGAGAAGTTTATAGATTTTTTCCCTAA
- a CDS encoding PEP-CTERM sorting domain-containing protein (PEP-CTERM proteins occur, often in large numbers, in the proteomes of bacteria that also encode an exosortase, a predicted intramembrane cysteine proteinase. The presence of a PEP-CTERM domain at a protein's C-terminus predicts cleavage within the sorting domain, followed by covalent anchoring to some some component of the (usually Gram-negative) cell surface. Many PEP-CTERM proteins exhibit an unusual sequence composition that includes large numbers of potential glycosylation sites. Expression of one such protein has been shown restore the ability of a bacterium to form floc, a type of biofilm.), whose translation MIKNRLIPTLALAGATSLAAMLTPVAATAVTFTVNRSWSESGNNASLVGTVDVPVGSYTIQNGTPNPFTNVNLILTVNGNPFPVLNAANTSLVFGTGQFLVNATSSTLTFNTANANGSNPADLAFVNSSTGLGGPLYVIGFDSIPGFEIASNTSPSPSVLASVAFPVTFGTVQQVQQVPEPASLFGLGVLSTLGAASTLKRKLKPSQSIEKETTKVG comes from the coding sequence ATGATTAAAAACCGATTAATTCCTACCCTAGCTTTAGCTGGCGCAACTTCTCTCGCTGCTATGCTCACTCCTGTGGCAGCAACGGCCGTTACTTTTACTGTTAACCGCAGTTGGAGTGAATCAGGTAATAACGCTTCCTTAGTGGGAACCGTAGATGTGCCGGTAGGCAGCTATACTATCCAGAATGGTACTCCTAATCCCTTTACCAACGTTAACCTTATCCTGACAGTTAATGGTAATCCTTTTCCTGTTTTAAATGCTGCGAACACTTCTCTTGTTTTCGGAACAGGGCAATTTTTGGTTAATGCCACATCTTCAACGTTAACTTTTAATACAGCTAATGCTAATGGGAGTAACCCAGCTGATTTAGCGTTTGTGAACTCGTCCACGGGTTTAGGTGGTCCACTTTATGTAATTGGTTTTGATAGTATTCCTGGTTTTGAAATCGCCAGCAATACATCCCCAAGTCCAAGTGTTTTGGCTTCAGTAGCTTTCCCCGTAACTTTTGGGACAGTACAACAAGTACAACAAGTACCTGAACCCGCCTCCCTCTTTGGTCTTGGAGTCCTTAGCACTCTCGGCGCAGCTTCAACCCTCAAGCGCAAACTAAAGCCATCCCAATCCATCGAAAAAGAAACCACAAAAGTTGGCTAA
- a CDS encoding YggS family pyridoxal phosphate-dependent enzyme, translated as MTIASRIESIRLTLPPSTRLIAVSKQVSSDYIRQAYQAGVRDFAESKLQEAISKQQELKDLPDISWHFIGHLQANKARKVLESFDLIHSLDSLKLAQRLDRLAGELEINPQVLLQVKVVPDPDKFGWDTDELLAALPALVNCRQLKIQGLMTILPRGLSAGEKLAAFEKTGDLAQIIENSSSLRLPHLSMGMSDDYPLAIRAGATLIRVGTGIFGERI; from the coding sequence ATGACGATCGCTAGTCGTATCGAGTCAATCCGTCTTACCCTACCCCCCTCCACGCGCCTGATTGCCGTCAGTAAACAGGTATCGAGCGATTATATCCGTCAAGCTTACCAAGCAGGAGTGAGAGATTTTGCTGAAAGTAAGCTACAGGAAGCAATCTCGAAGCAGCAAGAACTAAAAGACCTGCCAGATATTTCTTGGCACTTTATCGGGCATCTACAGGCAAATAAAGCCCGCAAAGTTCTAGAATCCTTTGATTTAATCCATTCCCTCGATAGTTTAAAATTAGCCCAAAGACTCGATCGCCTAGCTGGGGAATTAGAGATTAATCCCCAAGTTTTGCTACAGGTGAAAGTTGTCCCCGATCCCGATAAGTTCGGTTGGGACACGGACGAATTACTAGCAGCTCTTCCCGCTTTAGTCAACTGTAGACAGCTAAAAATTCAGGGTTTGATGACAATTCTGCCTCGAGGATTATCTGCGGGGGAAAAGTTAGCCGCCTTTGAAAAAACTGGCGATTTAGCCCAAATAATCGAGAATAGCTCTAGTTTACGCCTGCCTCATCTATCAATGGGGATGTCTGACGATTATCCTCTGGCCATCAGGGCCGGAGCCACTTTGATCCGGGTGGGAACCGGCATCTTTGGCGAGCGGATTTAG
- a CDS encoding YkgJ family cysteine cluster protein: MGNWKCIKNCGACCQLNPDERPDLEEYLTPAQLSQYLSMVGEDGWCINFDRQTRLCTIYDQRPEFCRVQPDIFAKMYQIEPREFEQFAIDCCHQHIEDLYGEDSLEMNSYRQQVG; encoded by the coding sequence ATGGGCAATTGGAAATGTATTAAAAATTGTGGAGCTTGTTGTCAACTAAATCCCGATGAGCGTCCTGACTTAGAAGAATATCTGACTCCCGCACAATTAAGTCAATATCTCAGCATGGTGGGGGAAGATGGTTGGTGTATAAACTTCGATCGCCAAACCCGTCTCTGTACCATTTATGACCAGAGACCGGAATTTTGTCGTGTTCAACCGGATATTTTTGCCAAAATGTATCAAATCGAACCGAGAGAATTTGAGCAATTTGCGATCGATTGCTGTCATCAACACATTGAGGATCTTTATGGGGAAGATAGTCTAGAAATGAATAGCTATCGTCAGCAAGTGGGCTAA
- a CDS encoding NAD(P)H-quinone oxidoreductase subunit N, giving the protein MDFSSLVASQLNAGVIWPEGILIITLMVILIGDLIVGRSARSWLPYVAIAGLLAAVVALYFTWDNPKPLAFLGAFEGDNLSIVFRGIIALSTASTVLMSVRYVEQAGTSLAEFLAIMLTATIGGMFLSGSSELVMIFISLEMLSISSYLMTGYMKRDPRSNEAALKYLLIGASSSAIFLYGVSLLYGLSGGETSLSAIAQKLTAVNGGQSLALAIALVFVIAGIAFKISAVPFHQWTPDVYEGSPTPVVAFLSVGSKAAGFALAIRLLVTVFGLVSEQWRFIFIALAILSMILGNVVALAQTSMKRMLAYSSIGQAGFVMIGLTAGTDAGYSSMIFYLLIYLFMNLGAFACVILFALRTGTDQIAEYSGLYQKDPLLTLCLSICLLSLGGIPPLAGFFGKIYLFWAGWQAGLYALVLVGLVTSVASIYYYIRVVKMMVVKEPQEMSDAVKNYPVINWTLTGMRPLQVGIVLSLVATSLAGILSNPLFTLATDSVTTTPILQSAALVTHISRAN; this is encoded by the coding sequence ATGGATTTTTCTAGTCTTGTTGCCAGTCAGCTAAACGCCGGCGTTATCTGGCCCGAAGGAATCCTGATTATTACCCTGATGGTGATTTTAATCGGCGATTTAATCGTGGGACGAAGTGCCAGAAGTTGGCTGCCCTACGTTGCGATCGCTGGTCTGCTCGCTGCTGTGGTTGCTCTCTACTTTACCTGGGACAATCCGAAACCATTGGCTTTTTTAGGGGCTTTTGAGGGGGATAATCTCAGTATCGTCTTTAGGGGGATTATTGCCCTTTCTACCGCCTCCACAGTGCTGATGTCTGTGCGTTATGTGGAACAAGCGGGAACCTCCCTAGCGGAATTTTTAGCCATTATGCTCACCGCGACTATCGGGGGAATGTTCCTATCCGGCTCTAGTGAATTGGTGATGATCTTCATCTCCCTAGAAATGCTCAGTATTTCCTCCTATCTAATGACTGGTTACATGAAGCGGGATCCTCGCTCGAACGAGGCCGCCTTAAAATACCTGTTAATTGGAGCTTCTAGTTCGGCGATTTTCCTCTACGGTGTTTCCCTTCTCTACGGTTTATCCGGAGGTGAAACCAGTTTAAGCGCCATTGCTCAAAAATTAACCGCTGTTAACGGTGGTCAGTCCCTAGCCTTGGCGATCGCATTAGTTTTTGTGATTGCCGGTATCGCTTTCAAAATTTCGGCGGTTCCCTTTCACCAGTGGACTCCTGATGTGTACGAAGGTTCACCCACTCCCGTGGTCGCTTTCCTCTCGGTGGGTTCCAAAGCGGCGGGTTTTGCCCTGGCAATTCGCCTATTAGTGACGGTTTTCGGTCTAGTCAGCGAACAATGGCGGTTTATCTTTATTGCCCTAGCCATTTTGAGCATGATCCTGGGCAACGTGGTAGCCTTAGCCCAAACTAGCATGAAACGGATGTTAGCCTATTCCTCGATCGGTCAGGCGGGTTTTGTCATGATTGGTTTAACCGCCGGTACTGATGCGGGTTACTCTAGCATGATTTTCTATCTGTTAATTTACCTGTTCATGAACCTAGGGGCTTTTGCCTGCGTGATTCTCTTTGCTCTGAGAACCGGAACCGATCAGATCGCTGAGTATTCGGGACTCTACCAGAAAGATCCGCTCCTAACCCTCTGTTTAAGCATCTGTCTGCTTTCTTTAGGGGGAATTCCGCCTCTAGCGGGCTTCTTTGGCAAGATTTATCTATTCTGGGCCGGTTGGCAAGCGGGACTTTATGCTCTCGTCCTCGTTGGTTTAGTCACCAGTGTGGCCTCGATTTACTACTATATCCGTGTGGTCAAAATGATGGTGGTCAAGGAACCCCAAGAGATGTCCGATGCGGTGAAAAATTACCCCGTTATCAATTGGACCCTTACCGGGATGCGTCCCCTACAGGTGGGTATTGTCCTCTCCCTAGTGGCCACTTCCCTGGCCGGTATCCTCTCCAATCCTCTCTTTACCCTAGCGACGGATTCCGTCACCACTACCCCCATCCTGCAATCGGCAGCCCTGGTGACGCACATTTCCCGAGCGAATTGA
- a CDS encoding AAA-like domain-containing protein, producing MEKPEKQRRRRGVILTPTGLEKLLTAKQEAEYKDNRGHRFTLEVLSEKTLLGVDTLMKVFACESGVDKQTLKHCFQAFNLTLENSDYYRPSLPETDTINPQLLPELPEGQVPLDSPFYINRNNLEQTCYQEILRGGSLIRINAARKMGKTSLMTRIINYAQQQQYHTLYFSFRLAESSIFQDLNHWLRWLCVSISRQLDLENHLLQDWDEFLGGKINCKIYLEKHIFSHLDRPLVIAFDDLEYLLSYPQLREEFFSILHLWHEEGKNKPLWQKLRLIVAYSHAQEVYQPSDIYQSPFSLGLPIKLPNFTSAQVRELSQRQGLDQNFDSEKLRIFLGGNPYLIRLACYHIARGNCTLETILATSIEEESNIFADHLKRLLSHLQYLKGNLAAIFAKVVMAEKDIEIDLMAAFHLESLGLIHRQGKFCRVSCPLYRQYFGEYFRQRSVFLPQKTSILAQKITLTHFDTSEKSCYAM from the coding sequence ATGGAAAAACCAGAAAAACAGCGCCGCAGACGCGGGGTTATCCTCACCCCCACCGGACTAGAAAAATTACTTACTGCCAAACAAGAAGCGGAATATAAGGATAATCGCGGTCATCGTTTCACCCTAGAAGTTCTCAGCGAGAAAACTCTTTTAGGGGTAGATACTCTGATGAAGGTATTTGCTTGTGAATCGGGAGTGGATAAACAAACCCTGAAACATTGTTTTCAAGCTTTTAATTTAACTCTAGAAAATAGCGATTATTATCGTCCTAGCTTGCCAGAAACTGATACTATTAATCCTCAACTATTGCCTGAGTTACCAGAGGGGCAAGTCCCCCTCGATTCCCCCTTTTATATCAACAGAAACAATCTAGAACAGACTTGTTATCAAGAGATATTGCGCGGGGGTAGTCTTATCCGGATTAACGCGGCCAGAAAAATGGGAAAAACTTCCCTGATGACTAGAATTATTAATTATGCACAACAACAGCAATACCATACGCTTTATTTCAGTTTTCGGTTAGCAGAAAGCTCAATTTTTCAAGATTTAAATCACTGGCTGCGTTGGCTTTGTGTTAGTATTAGTCGCCAGTTAGATTTAGAAAATCATCTCCTACAGGATTGGGATGAATTCTTAGGGGGTAAAATTAACTGTAAAATCTATCTAGAAAAGCATATTTTCTCCCATCTCGATCGCCCTTTAGTGATTGCCTTTGATGATCTTGAATATCTTTTATCCTATCCACAGCTAAGGGAAGAATTTTTTAGTATTCTGCACCTCTGGCACGAGGAAGGCAAAAACAAACCCCTCTGGCAAAAATTACGTTTAATTGTCGCCTATTCCCATGCACAAGAGGTTTATCAACCTTCAGATATCTATCAATCTCCTTTTAGTCTTGGCCTACCGATCAAATTGCCTAATTTTACCAGCGCACAAGTACGAGAATTAAGTCAAAGACAGGGATTAGATCAGAATTTTGACTCCGAAAAATTACGAATATTTCTAGGGGGTAATCCCTATTTAATTCGTCTTGCTTGCTATCATATTGCTCGGGGTAATTGTACCCTAGAAACCATTTTAGCTACTTCGATCGAGGAGGAAAGTAATATTTTTGCAGATCATCTTAAACGTTTACTTTCGCATCTGCAATACTTAAAAGGCAATTTAGCGGCTATCTTTGCTAAGGTGGTGATGGCAGAAAAAGACATAGAAATTGATTTAATGGCAGCTTTTCACCTAGAAAGTCTCGGACTGATTCACCGACAAGGTAAATTTTGCCGAGTGAGTTGTCCTCTCTACCGTCAATATTTTGGCGAATATTTCCGGCAACGTTCTGTTTTTTTGCCGCAAAAAACTTCTATCCTCGCCCAAAAAATTACGCTTACTCACTTTGATACTTCCGAAAAAAGTTGCTATGCCATGTAG
- the proC gene encoding pyrroline-5-carboxylate reductase, giving the protein MSIRLGIIGGGVMAEAILSRLLKKNIYSPETVLVGEPQSQRRNFWVNTYGVQVSEDNREAARATEVLILAIKPQILEQVVNSLLGIPEKPLIISILAGVTLNRLEMGFPDRPVIRTMPNTPATVGQGVTAIAPGRHAEPEHLAVARDIFAAVGSVVEVPEALMDAVTGLSGSGPAFVALMVEALSDGGVAAGLPRAIASQLALETVLGTATLLKESAIHPGELKDRVTSPGGTTIAGMRQLEKGSFRSTIIEAVVAAYHRSKDLGRSSEK; this is encoded by the coding sequence GTGTCTATTCGTTTAGGAATTATTGGCGGTGGAGTGATGGCCGAGGCCATTCTCAGCCGTTTATTAAAAAAAAATATTTATAGCCCCGAAACGGTGTTAGTCGGTGAACCCCAGTCTCAACGGCGCAACTTTTGGGTGAACACCTACGGAGTGCAAGTCAGTGAGGATAACCGGGAAGCAGCTAGAGCAACTGAGGTGTTAATCTTAGCGATAAAACCGCAGATTTTAGAGCAAGTAGTGAATAGTTTGCTAGGAATACCCGAAAAACCCCTAATTATCTCGATTTTAGCGGGAGTTACCCTCAATCGCTTAGAAATGGGCTTTCCCGATCGCCCCGTGATCCGGACGATGCCCAATACCCCGGCCACGGTGGGACAAGGGGTGACAGCGATCGCACCTGGTCGTCATGCGGAACCGGAACATCTGGCCGTAGCCAGAGATATTTTTGCCGCGGTCGGTTCGGTGGTGGAAGTTCCCGAAGCTTTGATGGACGCGGTAACAGGATTATCGGGATCGGGCCCGGCATTTGTGGCCTTGATGGTGGAAGCTTTAAGCGATGGTGGTGTGGCGGCTGGATTACCGCGAGCGATCGCGTCTCAATTGGCCTTAGAAACGGTTTTAGGGACGGCAACCCTATTAAAAGAATCGGCCATACACCCTGGAGAATTAAAGGATCGCGTCACTAGCCCCGGGGGAACTACGATTGCCGGGATGAGACAATTAGAAAAAGGCTCTTTTCGATCGACAATTATCGAGGCAGTAGTGGCGGCCTATCATAGATCTAAAGATTTAGGGCGTAGTTCCGAAAAGTAA
- a CDS encoding ArnT family glycosyltransferase — MNKKSDRFDLMALIAIAVFFLGIVFWKVPLHYPYILNYDEAVAMVLAYVTKQGYRLYEQVWHDHLSGLSLLLNSWLSLTGFTIHAARIMVLSLSTIMLGIFYLILRVNCGILASCLSVFILSTCLVYITLSTIMLRELPSLFFTILSIFIIFKALQSTGKLKYGLYLLSAIAFVFSLQIKLSGITIIPTVALIIFLNQQNSFIKRIIDIVIWSVAVVLVFVLGSLTIFPFSYENIIKSHVSVAASFGKENLTLWTLLQSTLQHEPIYLIVTAIAIIAMVFTRNIIPLLPPLVWLGSNLFRFATVAPIWPYYYIHLIIPAVWIIALFVEQLKITDSLAEFRQNRKITRKLVLKMLIFLPLSGQFLFNTLRIITNRDPSINAYVQSNKRYKPLLAEAVFEKFKNSDKLLLTDNPHYIYQYFLKTPPETAVITRKRFINQNLDGDFILEVIEKRQPDLVFLYRFEKQFLQSPKLKNYLEKNYIQFPDQQEKGLFVTLYAKSTYKMPR; from the coding sequence ATGAATAAGAAATCTGATCGTTTTGATTTAATGGCATTAATTGCCATTGCAGTTTTTTTTCTGGGGATTGTTTTCTGGAAAGTCCCGCTTCATTATCCCTATATCCTTAATTATGATGAAGCGGTGGCCATGGTACTTGCCTACGTCACCAAACAAGGTTATCGTCTCTACGAACAAGTTTGGCACGATCATTTATCGGGTTTATCTCTTTTACTAAATAGTTGGTTAAGCTTGACAGGATTTACTATCCATGCGGCGCGCATTATGGTGCTTTCTTTGTCCACAATTATGTTAGGAATTTTTTATCTAATTCTGAGAGTTAATTGCGGAATATTGGCCTCTTGTTTATCGGTATTTATTCTCTCAACTTGTCTAGTTTATATTACTCTGTCAACGATAATGTTGCGGGAGTTACCTTCACTTTTTTTTACAATCTTAAGTATTTTTATTATCTTTAAAGCCCTTCAATCCACGGGTAAGCTTAAGTATGGGCTGTATTTACTCAGTGCCATTGCTTTTGTTTTTTCCCTGCAAATTAAACTTTCAGGCATTACTATTATCCCAACTGTAGCTTTAATTATTTTTCTCAATCAACAGAATAGTTTTATTAAAAGAATTATTGATATTGTTATTTGGTCAGTCGCTGTCGTTTTAGTCTTTGTCTTGGGTTCCCTGACTATTTTTCCTTTTTCCTACGAAAATATTATTAAATCTCATGTCAGTGTTGCCGCTAGTTTCGGTAAAGAAAATCTCACCTTATGGACTCTCTTACAAAGCACCCTACAGCACGAACCAATTTATCTAATCGTAACAGCGATCGCTATTATAGCGATGGTTTTTACTCGCAATATAATACCACTTTTACCGCCGTTGGTCTGGTTAGGTTCTAATCTATTCAGATTTGCTACAGTTGCGCCAATTTGGCCTTATTATTATATCCATTTAATTATTCCTGCCGTTTGGATAATTGCCTTATTTGTCGAACAGTTAAAAATTACTGATAGTCTCGCAGAATTTAGGCAAAATCGAAAAATAACTAGGAAATTAGTTCTCAAAATGCTGATTTTTCTACCCCTGTCTGGTCAATTTCTCTTTAACACCTTAAGAATAATCACCAATCGTGATCCCTCAATTAATGCCTACGTTCAATCTAATAAAAGGTATAAACCTCTTTTAGCAGAAGCTGTGTTTGAAAAATTTAAAAACTCCGATAAACTTCTGTTAACCGACAATCCTCACTATATATATCAATATTTCTTGAAAACACCTCCAGAAACTGCCGTCATTACCAGAAAGAGATTTATCAATCAGAATCTTGATGGGGATTTTATCCTAGAAGTTATCGAAAAAAGACAGCCCGATTTGGTTTTTCTCTATCGATTTGAAAAGCAATTTCTGCAATCACCAAAACTCAAGAATTATTTAGAGAAAAATTATATCCAGTTCCCCGACCAGCAAGAAAAAGGGCTCTTCGTTACTCTTTATGCTAAATCAACATACAAGATGCCAAGATAA